Within Streptomyces antibioticus, the genomic segment GGGGTCCTGCGCCGCGGCCGTCCACCGCGCCAGTTCGGCGCGGCCCGCGGGCAGGACCTCGTAGCTCTTCTTCTGCCCGCGGGTGGGCTGGGCGGACGGCAGCGCCCGGATGTGCCCCTCGGACTCCAGTCTTCCCAGCTCGCGATAGATCTGCTGGTGCGTCGCCGACCAGAAGTAGCCGATCGACTTGTCGAACCGGCGGGTCAGATCCAGCCCCGACGACGGCTTTTCGAGCAGGGCGGTGAGGATCGCGTGCGGGAGTGACATGAGGCAATCCTAGGGAGGGGTTCTACAGGGCCGCCGCGACCTCGGTGCCCTGCTGGATGGCGCGCTTGGCGTCCAGTTCGGCGGCCACGTCGGCGCCGCCGACCAGGTGGGCTTCGACGCCGGCGGCGCGCAGCTCGTCGTAGAGGTCCCGGCGGGGGTCCTGGCCGGTGCACAGGACGACGGTGTCGACCTCCAGGACCGTGCTCTCCTCGCCGACGGTGACATGGAGACCGGCGTCGTCGATCCGGTCGTAGCGCACGCCCGGGACCATGGTGACGCCGCGGTGCTTGAGTTCGGTGCGGTGGATCCAGCCGGTGGTCTTGCCGAGGCCCGCGCCGACCTTGCTGGTCTTGCGCTGGAGCAGGTGGACGGTGCGCGGCGGGGCCGCGCGCTCGGGGGCGGCGAGGCCGCCGGGTCCCGTGTAGTCCGTGTCGACGCCCCACTGGCGGAAGTAGACGGCCGGGTCCTCGCTCGCCTTGTCGCCGCCGTCGGTGAGGAATTCGGCGACGTCGAAGCCGATGCCGCCGGCGCCGAGGATCGCGACCCGGTCGCCGACGGGCGCGTTGTCGCGCAGGACGTCGAGGTAGCCGACGACGCTCGGGTGGTCGACGCCGGGGATGTCGGGGGTGCGCGGGGTGACGCCGGTGGCGACGACCACCTCGTCGTAGTCGGTCAAGTCGGCTGCCGCGACGGGGGTGTTGAGCCGTACGTCGACTCCGTGCGCGTCGAGCTGGTGGCGGAAGTAGCGCAGCGTCTCGTCGAACTCCTGCTTGCCCGGCACCTTGCGGGCCACGTTGAGCTGGCCGCCGATCTCGCTCGCGGCGTCGAACAGGGTGACCCGGTGGCCGCGTTCGGCCGCCGACACCGCGCAGGCGAGTCCGGCGGGACCGGCGCCGACGACGGCCACGCTCTTGCGCAGCCGGGTCGGGGTGAGGACCAACTCGGTCTCGTGGCAGGCGCGCGGGTTGACCAGGCAGGAGGTGATCTTCCCGCTGAAGGTGTGGTCGAGGCACGCCTGGTTGCAGCCGATGCAGGTGTTGATCGCCTCGGGGGTGCCGGCGGCGGCCTTGTTCACGAAGTCGGGGTCGGCCAGCATCGGACGGGCCATGGAGATCATGTCCGCGCAGCCGTCGGCGAGCAACTGCTCGGCGAGTTCGGGGGTGTTGATGCGGTTGGTCGTGACGAGCGGCACCGAGACCGCGCCCATGAGCTTCTTCGTGACCCAGGTGTAGGCGCCGCGGGGCACGGAGGTGGCGATGGTGGGGATGCGGGCCTCGTGCCAGCCGATGCCGGTGTTGATGATGGTGGCGCCGGCCGCCTCGACTGCCTTGGCGAGGGTGACGACCTCGTCGAGGGTGGACCCGCCGGGCACCAGGTCCAGCATGGACAGCCGGTAGACGATGATGAAGTCCTCGCCGACCGCCTCGCGCACCCGGCGCACGATCTCCACCGGGAAACGCGTCCGGTTCTCGTAGGAGCCGCCCCAGCGGTCGGTGCGGTGGTTGGTGCCGGCCGCGATGAACTCGTTGATCAGATAGCCCTCGGAGCCCATGATCTCGACGCCGTCGTAGCCCGCCTGCCGGGCGAGGCGGGCGGCGCGCGCGTAGTCGTCGACGGTCCGCTCGACCTCGGCGTCGGTCAGCTCACGGGGCTGGTACGGGCTGATCGGCGCCTGGAGCGGGCTGGGGGCGACCAGGTCCGGGTGGTAGGCGTACCGGCCGAAGTGCAGGATCTGCATCGCGATACGGCCGCCCTCGCGGTGCACGGCGTCGGTGATCTCGCGGTGCTGCTCGGCCTCGGCGTCGGTGGTGAGGCGGGCGCCGCCGGGGTAGGGGCGGCCCTCGTCGTTGGGGGCGATGCCGCCGGTGACGATCAGGCCCACTCCGCCGCGGGCGCGGGCGGCGTAGAACTCCGCCATGCGGGCGAAGCCGCGGTCGGCCTCCTCCAGGCCGACGTGCATCGAGCCCATCAGGA encodes:
- a CDS encoding NADPH-dependent 2,4-dienoyl-CoA reductase, which translates into the protein MSRYPHLLSPLDLGFTTLPNRVLMGSMHVGLEEADRGFARMAEFYAARARGGVGLIVTGGIAPNDEGRPYPGGARLTTDAEAEQHREITDAVHREGGRIAMQILHFGRYAYHPDLVAPSPLQAPISPYQPRELTDAEVERTVDDYARAARLARQAGYDGVEIMGSEGYLINEFIAAGTNHRTDRWGGSYENRTRFPVEIVRRVREAVGEDFIIVYRLSMLDLVPGGSTLDEVVTLAKAVEAAGATIINTGIGWHEARIPTIATSVPRGAYTWVTKKLMGAVSVPLVTTNRINTPELAEQLLADGCADMISMARPMLADPDFVNKAAAGTPEAINTCIGCNQACLDHTFSGKITSCLVNPRACHETELVLTPTRLRKSVAVVGAGPAGLACAVSAAERGHRVTLFDAASEIGGQLNVARKVPGKQEFDETLRYFRHQLDAHGVDVRLNTPVAAADLTDYDEVVVATGVTPRTPDIPGVDHPSVVGYLDVLRDNAPVGDRVAILGAGGIGFDVAEFLTDGGDKASEDPAVYFRQWGVDTDYTGPGGLAAPERAAPPRTVHLLQRKTSKVGAGLGKTTGWIHRTELKHRGVTMVPGVRYDRIDDAGLHVTVGEESTVLEVDTVVLCTGQDPRRDLYDELRAAGVEAHLVGGADVAAELDAKRAIQQGTEVAAAL